The following coding sequences lie in one Myxococcus xanthus genomic window:
- a CDS encoding translation initiation factor, giving the protein MGKRDKKGEPPAAPAAPFNNPFAALVAQREALPQAPAAPAALPPVKAEPKGPARAVVRMERKGRGGKEVTVVEHLELPAAQREVWLKALKNSLGCGGVVEDDTLVLQGDQRERLPALLEARGVRKVTVG; this is encoded by the coding sequence ATGGGCAAGCGCGACAAGAAGGGTGAGCCGCCGGCGGCACCGGCGGCTCCATTCAACAATCCGTTCGCCGCGCTCGTGGCGCAGCGGGAGGCCTTGCCCCAGGCGCCCGCCGCGCCCGCGGCTCTGCCACCTGTGAAGGCCGAACCCAAGGGCCCCGCGCGCGCGGTGGTGCGGATGGAGCGCAAGGGCCGTGGCGGCAAGGAAGTCACGGTGGTGGAGCACCTGGAGCTGCCCGCGGCTCAGCGGGAGGTGTGGCTCAAGGCGCTGAAGAATTCGCTCGGCTGTGGCGGCGTGGTGGAGGACGACACGTTGGTGCTCCAGGGCGACCAGCGTGAGCGGCTTCCCGCGCTGCTGGAGGCGCGGGGCGTGCGCAAGGTCACGGTGGGCTGA